The Cohaesibacter intestini genome has a window encoding:
- a CDS encoding sulfite oxidase heme-binding subunit YedZ, translated as MSASSTIKRFFSSPYVFWLLIALPSFGMIAGALQGNDLHRLLHPTGEFAARFMIITMILTPLKMLFPKTGWIRWLARRRRYLGVAAFGYAALHTLYYVIDLGTMSALLADFVKTGIWTGWLAFVIFVPLALTSNDLSIRLMGPRGWKILQRTVYGAALATFAHWVFLEYHFGPALAHFVPLALLEIYRIWKNATATPNPRSGHRATA; from the coding sequence ATGTCTGCATCCTCTACAATCAAACGCTTTTTCAGCAGCCCTTATGTCTTTTGGCTCCTCATCGCGCTTCCTTCCTTTGGCATGATCGCCGGAGCCCTGCAGGGCAACGACCTGCATCGGCTGCTCCATCCAACCGGGGAATTTGCAGCCCGCTTCATGATCATAACCATGATCCTGACACCCTTGAAAATGCTGTTTCCCAAAACTGGCTGGATCCGTTGGCTGGCCCGCCGCCGTCGCTATCTGGGCGTCGCCGCCTTTGGCTATGCCGCGCTACATACCCTATATTATGTGATTGATCTGGGCACCATGTCCGCCCTGCTGGCAGATTTTGTCAAAACCGGTATCTGGACCGGCTGGCTGGCCTTCGTGATTTTCGTGCCTCTCGCGCTGACGTCCAACGACCTGTCCATCCGCCTGATGGGGCCACGCGGGTGGAAAATTCTCCAGCGCACCGTCTATGGCGCAGCCCTTGCCACTTTCGCCCACTGGGTGTTCCTCGAATATCACTTCGGGCCGGCACTGGCCCATTTTGTGCCGCTCGCATTGCTGGAAATCTACCGTATCTGGAAGAATGCCACAGCGACACCCAACCCAAGGTCAGGCCATCGTGCGACGGCCTGA